The nucleotide sequence CACCCGGCCGTGCTTCATGACCAGGACCCTGCGGGTGAGCATGTCGATGACGCCGAAGTCGTGGGAGACGACGACGGCGGCCACCCCGGTCTCCTCCAACAGGCCGCGCAGCAGGTCGAGCACGCCCGCGGCGACGGAGGCGTCGAGCCCGGTGGTCGGCTCGTCCAGAAGCAGCACCGGCGGGTCGTTGGCGAGGGCCTTGGCGATCTGCACCCGCTGGCGCATACCGCCGGAGAAGGTGCGGACCAGGTCGTCCATGCGGCTGAGCGGGACCTCGACCCGCTCCAGGAGTTCGGCCGCGCGCTGCCGGATGCCGTCGTAGGAGCGCCACCCGACGGCGGTGAGCGGGTCGGCGATGTTGCCGCCGGCGGTCACGTCGAGGTTGAGCCCGGCGGCCGGGTCCTGGTAGACGGCGGCGATGTCCTTCAGGCGGAGCCGGCGCCGGGCCGACGGCAGGAGGTCGCACAGGTTGACGGCGCCGTCGGCGACGGAGCGCAGGGCGATGCCGCCGGTGGTGGCCGCCTCGTCGCCGGCGATGCAGCGCATCACGGTGGACTTGCCCGAGCCGGACTCGCCGATGATGCCGAGGGCTTCGCCGGGCGCCACGTCGAAGGCGACGTCCCAGGCCGCCACGACCGCACCGGTCGATGGTGAGACGGCGGTGCCGTGTTCCGGTCCGGTACCGGTCAGGGACGCGGGCGACGGGTCACCGTAGATACGGCCGAGGCCGGTCACCTTCAGGGCCCAGGGGCGCGACTCGGGGGTGTGCGTGCTCATGAGGTTTCTTCCTGTTCTCGGGTGGCGCGCCGCAGTGCCGCGCGGGCCAGTTCGACCGGCTGCCCGGCGACGTCGGCGGGGGCGTCGCCGGTACGACGGCGGGTGCAGAAGTCGGTGTCGGAGCAGGACCAGGTGCCGGGGGCGCCGTTCTCGCCGGGTTCCTCGACGAGGTAGGTGTCGTCCGAGCCGCACAGCCGGCAGGCGGTGCCGGGGGTGTACTCGACCTCGAAGGGGCGGTCGTCGAAGGTGAGGGGGACGACACGGGTGTGCGGGGGGACGGCGAACAGCCGCTTCTCGCGGCCGGCCGACAGGATGGTGATCGCGTCGGAGTCGTTCATCTTGGGCACGTCCCAGCGCGGGATGGGGCTGGGCGTCATCACGTACCGGCCCTCGACGAGTACCGGGTAGCCGGCGGCCGCCGTGATCAGTCCGTTGTGGACGATGTCCTCGTAGAGCTGGACCCACATCTTGGCGTAGTCCGCCTCGGCGTGCATGCGGCGCTGTTCGTCCATCTCCTGCACGATGCGGAACAACGGCTCGGCGTTGGGCACCTGGAGCACCAGGATCTGCCCGTCGGTGAGCGGCTGTTCGGGGATACGGTGCCGGGACTGGATGATGTCGGCGGCGCGGGTGTCGGTCTCCTCGCTGGAACCGGTGTGCTCGGTGATCAGGCGGCGCAGGTTGGAGGCGTTGACGCCGGCGTCCTCGCCCTGGTCGATGACCTTCAGCTGGTGCTCGTCGCAGATCAGCGAGAGGGTGGCCTGAAGGCCACCGGACCCCCAGCCGCGGGCGACCGGCATCTCCCGGGAACCGTAGGGGACCTGGTAGCCGGGGATGGCGATCCCGCTGAGCATGGCGCGGCGCAGCTCGCGCTTGGACAGCTCGTCGAAGATGCCGGGACGGGGATCGGGCCCGGCGAGGGCTCCGGCACGGGAGGCGCCGGTGCCGGTGCGGGTCGGGGACAAGGTGTTCATGCGGTCTCTCCCGGGGGGTTGGCGCCCTGGCCGGCGGCCTCGGCGCGGTCCAGCACCGAGCGGTACTCCACGTGGTGCGGCAGTTTCAGGTGCTGCACATAGCCGGTGGAGTCCAGGCCGTCGAGAGTGAGCAGGACGTCGTGGTGGAGTTCGGAGGTGGCGTCGTAGTGGGCCAGCGCCAGGTCGAGGCCCGCCATGGCGATGGACTTGCGCTCGTTGTGGCCGAAGCAGATGCCGTAGCCGACGCCGAGGTGGTGCTGGGCGGCGGCGCGGGGCACGTTGTAGAAGGACTCGACCTCGCTGACCCGCACCTCGGCGACCGTCACCGGTTTGCCGGTGTGCGGGTGGGCGATGCGCACCGGCAGCGCGCCGTGCCGCAGTTCGCCGGGGATCTCGTGGTCGGGGCGCCAGTCGCAGCCGTACCACCACAGGTGCACCAGCGAACCGGTGTCACCCCGCGCCATGGTCTGCAGCCACGCCGATCGCGGGGCACCGGGCCGTGCCGGGCGCCGGGTGATGTCGTAGGGCTCGGGGTCGTCCGGGCGCTCGGGGAGCGGTCGACCAGGCCCATCTCGCGGAGGATGGCGAGGACGTTTCCCGGGACGCGCTCGACGGCGACAGGGTCGGCCGAGTGCTCGTGCTGGTGGTCGTGGTGGAGATGCCCGTCAGCGGTGGGAGCCAGGGACTCGTCGGTGACGTGGGCCCGGCCCTCGTCCTCGGGGAGCAGGTCCAGCAGGCGACCGGCGTAGTCCACGGTGCGGCCGAGGATCTGGCCTCCGGGCGGGTTGCGAAAGGCGGAGCTGATCCGGCGCACCACCCGCAGTTCCGAGGTGGCCACCGGGACGGACACCGCGAGGCGGGGCAGTGCGGCGCGGTGGGCGCGCAGCAGGTGCGCGGCCTCCGTCGGGTCGCCCTCCGCCTGACGCACGGCGCGGGCCGCGAGCTTCGGAGCCCACAGGCCGGCCTCGCCCATTGCCCGGTCCACGGCGAGGTTGAGGCGCTCGGTGAGCTGGTCCAGTTCCAGCCACGCCGGTTCTTCCGCATGGACGGCGGCCGCGGAGGCAGGCGCCGGGGCGGGGGTGATCACAGGCCCTCCTCGGGGTTGGGTGCCTGCAGGGCGCGGAGCCGGTCGACGATCGAGCGGAAGTCCACGTAGTGCGGGAGTTTGAGGTGTTCGAGGTAGCCGGCCAGCTCAGGTCCGTCCAAAGCGGTCAGCACTCGCTGCTCCAGGCGGTTGGTGGTCTTGTCGCGGTGCACCAGCAGATCCAGGCCCGCCATGGCGAGTGCCTTGGCCTCGTTGTCGCCGAGGCACAGTCCGTAGCCGATGTCGAAGCGGCTGCCGTCCGGATGGGGCCGGGCGTCGGGTCGGACCGTGCGCGCCTCGCTCACCCGCACGCCCGCAACGGTCACCGGAGAGCCGGTGAAGGGGTGCTCGATGCGCAGCGGCAGGTGACCGCGGCGCAGTTCGAGGGGTATCTCCGGCTGGGCGTTGCGTGGCGCTTGGGTGACCAGGTACCACAGGTGGGTCAGCGAGCCGGTCTCGGCGCGGGCCATCGCGGTCAGCCGGGCCGAGCGCGGTACGCCGGGGCGGGCGGGTGCCCGGGTGATGTCGAAGGGGTCGGGGTCGGCGGGGTCACGGCGGTCGGCCAGCAGTCCGGCAGGCGGGAGTCCGACGGGCGGCACGGTCGGGTCCGGTGCGACGACGGGCGTTCCGGCGGTGGCGGGCCTGCGCGGTGGCGGCGCCGTGGCACGGGCCGTGTCCTCGTCGGTGAGGTCGAGGATCCGGGGTGTGTAGTCGTCGGTGTCGCCGAGGATCTGGCCGCCTGGCGGATTGCGGTATGCCGGGGCGATCCGGCGCACCGGGCGCAGCGCGGCGGCGGGGACGGGCGAGCTGTAGGCAAGCCGGGGCAGGGTGGAGCGGTGGGCCCGCAGCAGTTGCGCGGCCTCCAGCAGGTCGCCGCGTGACTGCCGGATCGCCCGCGCCGCGAGTTCCGGGGCCCACAGTCCTGCCTCGCCCATCACCCGGTCCACGGCCAGGCCCAGCCGCCCGGTGATCTGGTCCAGTTCCAGCCACCGGCTGGCTCCGCCCAACCGGTCCCGGCGGGCGAGGCGCTCGGCGGCGGCGATGGCCTCCTGGCCGCCGCGTACTCCGGAGTACCCCATCTCAGACCTCCCCCGGGCGCCGCACCTGGGTGGTGCGCGGCAGCCCGGCCACGGCGCCGTCGGCGGCGGTGAGGAAGAGGTCGACGCCGCAGGGGAATGCCGCGTTGGCCGCCGCGAGCGCCGCCACCGTGTCCGCGGTCAGCCCGCGCACGGCGAGGCTCCGCTCGGCGCCGTCCGGAACCCCCGGCCCGGTGAGGTGGAGTTCCGTGTCGTGCGGGCCTTGGCCGCCGAGGGCGTCCACTTGGGCGAAGACGCGGGCGCCGGTCTCTGGGTCGAGCGGGGTGCCCCGGTGCAGGGCGGCGATGTCCTCGGGGGTGAGCGGGCGCAGGGCGATCACGGTGCGGGCGTCGGGCAGCTCCGCGCGCGGCGCGCCGGTCGCGGCGTACACCGCCTCCGCCCAGGCCGCGGAGTCCGGGTCGGGGCCGGTCAGAACGT is from Streptomyces hygroscopicus and encodes:
- a CDS encoding ABC oligopeptide transporter is translated as MSTHTPESRPWALKVTGLGRIYGDPSPASLTGTGPEHGTAVSPSTGAVVAAWDVAFDVAPGEALGIIGESGSGKSTVMRCIAGDEAATTGGIALRSVADGAVNLCDLLPSARRRLRLKDIAAVYQDPAAGLNLDVTAGGNIADPLTAVGWRSYDGIRQRAAELLERVEVPLSRMDDLVRTFSGGMRQRVQIAKALANDPPVLLLDEPTTGLDASVAAGVLDLLRGLLEETGVAAVVVSHDFGVIDMLTRRVLVMKHGRVVESGLTDQLLEDPQHPYSQQLVAAARG